Genomic segment of Paenibacillus sp. FSL R5-0912:
GCTGTGTGTCAGAATAGTCTTCACCGAGGAGGCGGCATGCGCCGCTTCGGCGTCCAGCGCCGGAACGATCAGCACAGGCTCCTCGCCGCGGATCAGCAGCAGGCCCAGAAAGCGTTCATGCGGGTTGCTGGCGAAGCCGGTCAGATAGTATACATGCTTGGGATCGGTTACGAGGAGAGCATCCAAGCCCTCTTCTGTAAGTCCTTGCTCCAGTTTAAGCAGAGCTTCATTCATTGCAATAGTTCCCCTTTCATATACACGCTTGAAACAGCATTATTCTCATTATAATTCATAATCCGGGAGGCTGCACGTTCCTGGAACGGATGCAACAGGGAGTTTAGTGAAGTTAAGCACCGGGTAATAGTTGCCACAATCATTTCTGGTTTCTATTCCCGCTTCACTTAACAGGAGGTTATGAATATGTCCGGTACATCGGCCCTCTTCCGTACAGTTCTGCTGCGCGGAGCTTTGGTCCTGCTGATGGGCCTGCTGTCAGCCTGCACCTCTGCTGAACAAAATCCTAGGCAAGGGCAGCTGACAGGTGAGAATCCGCGGCTTGACGCACAGCCTGCCGGCACTGCTCTTCCATCTTCGATGACTACGATGACCGAAACGCCGGTGACAAGAACACCGGGAGCGTCTGCGGGTGCAGGAAAGGGTGCACCGGTTGGCGCAGCATCACCTAATGCCTCTGGAAGCACACAGGCACCGGAAGTAACGGCTGCCGCGCCGAAGCCGCCAGCTTCGTCAGCCTTCCCCTATACCACCCATACGCTGGCAGACGGATTGAATGTGCCTTGGGAGATGGCATTCGCTCCGGACGGGCGGATCTTTTTCGCCGAACGGCCGGGTAGTCTGCGGGTCATAGAGAACGGCAGGCTTCGTGAGGCCCCGCTGCTGGAGCTTGAAGCCCCCTTTATCAGTAAGGGAGAGGGCGGATTGCTGGGACTTGCACTTGACCGGGAGTTCGAGAGCAACGGATTGGCTTATGTATATCATTCTTACCGCAATGCGGAGGGGAGCATGGCAAACCGGGTCCTGCGGATTAAGATCGGCAGCAGCAACGCGGAGATCAGGCAGGTCCTGCTGGATAATATACCAGGGGACACCAATCATAACGGCGGACGGGTTAAGCTGGGCCCGGACGGCTACTTGTACATCACCACAGGTGAACGCTATGAGCCTAAGCTGGCGCAGGATAAGACCAGTCTGGGCGGGAAAATCCT
This window contains:
- a CDS encoding PQQ-dependent sugar dehydrogenase, which gives rise to MSGTSALFRTVLLRGALVLLMGLLSACTSAEQNPRQGQLTGENPRLDAQPAGTALPSSMTTMTETPVTRTPGASAGAGKGAPVGAASPNASGSTQAPEVTAAAPKPPASSAFPYTTHTLADGLNVPWEMAFAPDGRIFFAERPGSLRVIENGRLREAPLLELEAPFISKGEGGLLGLALDREFESNGLAYVYHSYRNAEGSMANRVLRIKIGSSNAEIRQVLLDNIPGDTNHNGGRVKLGPDGYLYITTGERYEPKLAQDKTSLGGKILRITTSGGIPDDNPWPGSPVYSMGHRNPQGLAWQPESGVLYSSEHGQSSHDEINRIQAGSNYGWPLIEGDANGAAKLKLKLKLKAPLAHSGEETWAPSGMSFITQGPWSGELLVAGLAGQQLLRVSLSPSGGKPKITAVFKEKYGRIRNVAEGPDGTLYLMTNNRDGRGNPRAQDDKLIALRPN